One Serinicoccus chungangensis genomic window carries:
- a CDS encoding ABC transporter ATP-binding protein, translating into MSTEDEDRAPAPPPRRGPGGPHGAAVPVEKPSDFAGSARRLAGRLAPYRAYVALSVLLTLVAVVLSVLGPRVLGRATNYVFAGFLGARMPEGASVDAVVRGLRADGQDTMADLVEGTPYLVPGQGIDFGAVGRTVAVVVVLYAGSAVLMWVSTRLVNRISMRTVRDLRADAEDQLHELPLAYFDGRPRGEILSRVTNDLDNLQQTLQQTFGQLLNALVTVVAILAMMLWISPTLTLIAVLSVPVSVLVTVLIARRSQKLFKAQWAHTGTLNGQIEEAFTGHELVTVFGRREQVAGRVREINEQLYDVTWRAQFMSGVIMPAMFLIGNLGYVLVAVVGALRVTSGTLSLGSVQAFIQYSRQFTQPVTQVASMANLLQSGVASAERTFELLDAPRQSPDPADAPPAPRGRSGRIVFEDVRFSYGEEPLIEDLSLVAEPGQTVAIVGPTGAGKTTLVNLILRFYELDGGRITLDGRDVTTLTREDLRSRVGMVLQDTWLFEGSIADNIAYGRPGASAEEVREAAEAAYVDRFVQHLPDGYDTVLDDDAGAVSVGEKQLITIARAFVAQPSLLILDEATSSVDTRTELLVQEAMARLRADRTSFVIAHRLSTIRDADLILVMEAGRIVEQGTHADLLRREGAYARLHAAQFSGAAVQVDDEHTAAPTP; encoded by the coding sequence GTGAGCACCGAGGACGAGGACCGCGCTCCTGCCCCGCCACCGCGCCGGGGTCCCGGCGGGCCGCACGGCGCGGCGGTGCCCGTCGAGAAGCCGAGCGACTTCGCCGGCTCGGCCCGCCGGCTCGCCGGCCGGCTGGCCCCCTACCGCGCCTACGTCGCGCTGTCCGTCCTGCTCACCCTGGTGGCGGTGGTGCTCAGCGTCCTCGGGCCACGGGTGCTCGGCCGGGCCACCAACTACGTCTTCGCCGGCTTCCTGGGCGCGCGGATGCCGGAGGGCGCCAGCGTGGACGCGGTGGTCCGCGGGCTGCGGGCCGACGGGCAGGACACCATGGCCGACCTCGTGGAGGGCACGCCCTACCTCGTGCCGGGTCAGGGCATCGACTTCGGCGCCGTCGGGCGCACCGTCGCCGTGGTCGTCGTCCTCTACGCCGGCTCCGCGGTGCTCATGTGGGTCTCGACCCGGCTGGTCAACCGCATCTCGATGCGGACCGTCCGCGACCTGCGGGCGGACGCCGAGGACCAGCTGCACGAGCTGCCCCTGGCCTACTTCGACGGCCGGCCCCGCGGGGAGATCCTGTCCCGGGTCACCAACGACCTGGACAACCTGCAGCAGACGCTCCAGCAGACCTTCGGCCAGCTGCTCAACGCCCTCGTCACGGTGGTCGCGATCCTCGCCATGATGCTGTGGATCTCGCCCACGCTCACCCTCATCGCGGTGCTGTCCGTCCCGGTCTCGGTGCTGGTCACCGTGCTCATCGCACGCCGGAGCCAGAAGCTCTTCAAGGCCCAGTGGGCGCACACCGGCACCCTCAACGGCCAGATCGAGGAGGCCTTCACCGGCCACGAGCTGGTGACCGTCTTCGGTCGGCGGGAGCAGGTCGCCGGCCGGGTGCGGGAGATCAACGAGCAGCTCTACGACGTCACCTGGCGGGCGCAGTTCATGAGCGGCGTGATCATGCCCGCCATGTTCCTCATCGGCAACCTCGGCTACGTCCTGGTGGCCGTCGTGGGGGCGCTGCGGGTGACCTCGGGCACGCTGTCGCTCGGCAGCGTGCAGGCGTTCATCCAGTACTCCCGCCAGTTCACCCAGCCGGTGACCCAGGTCGCCTCCATGGCCAACCTGCTCCAGTCGGGCGTGGCGTCCGCGGAGCGCACCTTCGAGCTGCTCGACGCACCGCGCCAGTCGCCCGACCCGGCGGACGCGCCGCCGGCGCCCCGCGGCCGCAGCGGGCGCATCGTCTTCGAGGACGTCCGCTTCTCCTACGGCGAGGAGCCGCTCATCGAGGACCTGTCGCTCGTCGCGGAGCCGGGTCAGACGGTCGCGATCGTCGGGCCCACCGGCGCGGGCAAGACCACCCTGGTCAACCTCATCCTGCGCTTCTACGAGCTGGACGGCGGCAGGATCACCCTGGACGGCCGGGACGTCACCACCCTGACCCGGGAGGACCTGCGCTCCCGGGTCGGCATGGTCCTCCAGGACACCTGGCTCTTCGAGGGCAGCATCGCCGACAACATCGCCTACGGCCGGCCGGGGGCGAGCGCCGAGGAGGTGCGCGAGGCGGCCGAGGCGGCCTACGTCGACCGGTTCGTCCAGCACCTGCCCGACGGCTACGACACCGTGCTCGACGACGACGCGGGCGCCGTGTCCGTCGGGGAGAAGCAGCTCATCACCATCGCCCGGGCGTTCGTGGCCCAGCCCTCGCTGCTCATCCTGGACGAGGCGACCAGCTCGGTGGACACCCGCACCGAGCTGCTCGTGCAGGAGGCGATGGCCCGGCTGCGGGCCGACCGCACCAGCTTCGTCATCGCCCACCGGCTCTCGACGATCCGCGACGCCGACCTCATCCTCGTCATGGAGGCCGGCCGCATCGTCGAGCAGGGCACGCACGCCGACCTGCTGCGGCGCGAGGGCGCCTACGCCCGTCTGCACGCCGCGCAGTTCAGCGGCGCCGCCGTCCAGGTCGACGACGAGCACACCGCCGCCCCCACCCCCTAG